GTGAATATACTGGACCGATAATAGAAGGAAACCAGGACCTGGCTGATGAAATCCGCGAAAATTATTTAGAATCTAAAAAAGAAGAAGAATAGCTTATTTTAACTTTTTAAACAGTTAATGATTAGGTAATGAGATATTAGGATCTGAGCATTACTTATCAATCACTGATGAACAATCATTAATAAGCTTCCTAGTATCCCCACCAATCACGTTTCAATAATCAATGATTATATCAACAATAACAATATTGTTTCTAGAAGTATATAAAGTTTAGGTATACCTAAATAAATTTTAAAATAAAAAAATATAAGGAACGATTAAATTCCTTTTTTCTCGAATTCCTCATTTAAGAAATTTTTAATATTGTACCTGGCCTCTTCAACCATTTCAGGAGCAGGACCTCCTGGAACGGCTCTGATTTTAACGTTTTCAGCAGGATTTAAAGCTCTTTGAATTAAACCGTCATCCAAGTTCAATTCTTCAAAGCCCAATTCAGAAGCAATGTCATCAATGAATTTGGAGGTAATGTCCTCTTCAACCATTTCATTTGCAGTGGCTTCATTGACAATTCTTCCAACGATTTTATGAGCTGTTCTGAATGGGATTTGCTTTTCACGGACCATGATGTCTGCAAGGTCAGTTGCGGTTGCAAAGTTTTTGCCTGCAAGTTCAGCACACCTATCAACCTTAAACTCAACAGACAACATCATTTTTGTAACGATTGACAATGTTTCACTGGTCACCTTTACCGCATTCCATAAATGAGGAGTTATTTCCTGCAAATCCCTATTATAAGTATATGGAATAGCTTTAAGAATTGTTAGAATAGTTATCAGCTCACCAGTTGCAATGCTGGTTTTGCCTCTTGCGAGCTCTGCTACATCAGGGTTTTTCTTTTGCGGCATAATAGAAGAGGTTGATGAATATTCGTCTGCCATTTCAATAACGCCAAACTCATAAGTGCTCCATAATACCAACTCTTCACAGATTTTTGCAAGAGTTGATGATAGGGACACTAAATCAAAGACTGTTTCTGTGATAAAATCACGTGCTGAAACTCCATCCATAGAGTTTTCCAAATATGCATCAAAACCCAGCAGATTAGTGGTTAATTGCCTATTGATTGGAAAACTAGTGGTTGCCATGGCCGCTGAACCTAACGGGTTTAAATTGACACGTTTATAAGTATCCGCCAAACGTTCATAATCCCTTTTAAGAGCTTGAACATGAGCCATCAAATGATGGGCTATTGTAATTGGCTGGGCATGTTGTAAGTGAGTGAAACCTATGAAAATATCGTCCAAATGCTCACCCGCCATTTCAACTAATCCCTCCATAAATTCCAGAATGCCAATTTGTATATCCTCAATCATCTCGCGAAGAACCAATCTAACGTCACATGCAACCTGGTCATTACGGGATTTTGCGGTATGCATAAAACCAGCTTCAGGACCAATTTTGGAGGTTACATAATTTTCTATTGCCATATGCACGTCCTCAACAGAAGGATCAAACACCAGAGCTTCGTAACCCTCTTCCTTAAGACAATCCAAAGCGCATAAAATCTTATCTGCAATTCCCTCATCGATTATTCCTTCATGTTTCAACATTGAAGTGTGCGCAAAATTAGTTTTGATGTCAGCTTCAAAAAGAAGCATATCAGCTTCAAGAGATGAAGTGTATTCAGCTGCTTCATCAGTCATTCCAGTCTTAAAACGACCATTTCTAATATTATCCAAAGAAATCCCTTCTTAAAAATAATTTAAAAATAAAAATAAATAAAAAAAGAAATTAAGATTTGAAAAATCTTATTTTTTCATTTCGGTGTATCCGCATTTACCGCATGCAAACCTGTCACCATGGTCAGCCATGAATACACCTTCACCACAACGAGGACAAATTGGGTTTTTCCTTTCAATTTTGTCTCCATCTACTTTGTATAAATCAGATTTTCTTACCATTCAAATCACCTATTCTTCTGCATCTGCTTCTTCTTCAGCAGGTTCTTCTTCAGGTTCTGCATTTTTAGCTAAAATATGTTCAGCTTCAATGTATTTTAAATCATCGACTGTGTCATAGACTTTAGCATAACCTAATGCTCTAGGTTCACCGTAGTGTGGTTGTACATTGTCGACTACGATTAAATCTTTTTGTGTATTTAATAAAGCAACTAATTTTGATTTAATATCTAAAACTTTAGGAGTTGCTTCACCATCATAATCAACATAAAATTTAATTTCTTTTCTGTTAAATAATTTATTTTCTTTTTCTTCGATAAATTCGATTTCCATGATTAAACCTCAATTTAATTTATTCTTTAATAAATCCGTCAATAAGCTTTTGAGCTTTATCTTTTAAATCAGATGCCTTTAAAAGCACCAATCCTTCATTTGGCTGACCATACAAAATGGTAGTTTCAGGATTTGTCATAATGATGCAAGGAAGAACTGCAAGATCTTCTTCCCCTAATACTTCAATTACATAACATTCGCCAGTGTTAGATAATTCAAGAGCTTGGCCTATGGTTTCCCATAGATCATCTGTAATGCATCCTGCAGGATTATCTGCTTTTAAAATATGATCTGCACGTATAACGTCATGAGTATGATTTTTTCTTTGAATTAAGTTATCAATAATACCAATATTTGGATATAATTCATATTTAGTAAGATTTGAGAAAGTCTCATCACCTACAGAAATTAAAAACTCAGAAGATTTTATATCATCAATCGCATCTTCAAAGTCAGGATATAATTTGCCTAACGGTTTTTTAAGCTCAGCTATTATATCTTTATTTAATTCTGCATCTAATCTTAACACAAAAAACCCTCTATCTTACTCTTAAACAATATTCTCCCGGAATTTCAATATTCAATTCACGAGCTAATTCAGATTCTTCCGGATCTGTAATAATCAAAAGACCACTCCAGTTATCAGAAGTTGGACTTCCGCAACTAGGGCATTGATCTTTATCTGAAATCATTTTACAAACTGTACATGCTTTCATTGTTTACCCTTCTTACCTTTTTCTTTAGCTTCTTCAATCCATTCGAATCTACCTAAATTGGATTGTCTCATAGTAAGAGGAATCTTTGAATTCCTATTATTCTCAATATTATTAGTAGATTCATCTTTAATTGAAACACTAACTGCTCTAGCTCTTACTAAGTCGCCTTCATCCAAGGTTTTATTAGATTCCTTTGCAATTAATGCTCCTCTTTTAGCATCATAACTAATATAATCATCAGTTACTTGAGAAACATGTATTAGACCGTCCATAGGTCCGATTCTTACAAAAGCACCATAATCAACAATATCAATTACTTCACCATCAAATATTTCATGTTGTTCAGGTTTAAAGAATATTGCTTCAAATACAACATTGTGATATGAAGCTCCATCACCCATAATGAGTCTACCTTCACTAATTTCATCAATATCGTTGACACAGATAAGTAAACCTAGTTTTTTATCTAAACGACCCTCATAAGTTTCGTTTAAAGTTTCGATAGCGACTTCTTCAAGAGGTTTTTCAAATTTGTAAGGTGGAATTCTTACAGTATCCTCAATTTTTGTTTTATAATACAAAATAATCCCTCATTTAATTAATAAGTTTAATTAATATTATATTTTTCCTTCAACAGCAATATATTTTTTTTGCCTCAAATATGCAACAGTTATTCCTTTGTTTTTTGCACGATTTTTTAATTCAATATCATTTGTAGCTAAAACTTCTGAAACTCTAAGTAACGCATCATCCACAGTTTCATTTTCCAATAATGAAATATCCTTTATTTCAATTTTTGAAGAATTAGCTAACTTCAAAGCCAAATTTGCATTTAACCTTGTTTTTCCTTTATTATTTTTTTTCAAACCCTTCAATTCATTGATAACAAAGCTTGGAGTAGTTAATTTATAAGAAGGTAATAATTTTTCAAGTTCAGCGATAATATCCACATTGAACTGAAAAGGAACCATAAAAAAATTGGTATCTATTACAACTTCTTTAGAGTCCATTATTTGCCCTCTATTTAATAATACCGTAACCTATTAATCTCCAACGAGCTCCAACTCTACGACTTAAAGCAACCCTATCGCCTGCACTTGCACAAACAGGCAACTTAAGAGTAACATCAACATTATTCTTTTTAGCTGCTGTGACAACACCAATAGTTGTTGTAGTGCCACAATTTATCATAAGTGGCTCTTTTATCTTGATTGGAGCGACATCACGTTCTTCCTTAGTACCTACAACACGGTCAAGTAGATTAGCTTCCATACTAAAAGCATCTAAAACCTCAGGCAATGTATCTTCTTCACCGGCAACAGTACCGGATAAAGAATCTGACTTAGTTAAAGATGGATCTAGTTTAGTTGCAATACCGACAAGTCCACCAGGACCAATCTCTTCAACTTGTTCCCCATTAGCTTCAAGGCCGATAATTTCAGATTTCAAAGTGATTCTTTCACCATTATTGGAAGGACCTGGCCTTATTTCAATGGTATCTCCAAGTTTGAAGGTACCCTGAACTAAAGTTCCGCCAATAACTCCTCCTTTAATTTTATCGGCACCAGAACCCGGTTTATTGATATCA
This genomic interval from Methanobrevibacter sp. contains the following:
- the argH gene encoding argininosuccinate lyase; translated protein: MTDEAAEYTSSLEADMLLFEADIKTNFAHTSMLKHEGIIDEGIADKILCALDCLKEEGYEALVFDPSVEDVHMAIENYVTSKIGPEAGFMHTAKSRNDQVACDVRLVLREMIEDIQIGILEFMEGLVEMAGEHLDDIFIGFTHLQHAQPITIAHHLMAHVQALKRDYERLADTYKRVNLNPLGSAAMATTSFPINRQLTTNLLGFDAYLENSMDGVSARDFITETVFDLVSLSSTLAKICEELVLWSTYEFGVIEMADEYSSTSSIMPQKKNPDVAELARGKTSIATGELITILTILKAIPYTYNRDLQEITPHLWNAVKVTSETLSIVTKMMLSVEFKVDRCAELAGKNFATATDLADIMVREKQIPFRTAHKIVGRIVNEATANEMVEEDITSKFIDDIASELGFEELNLDDGLIQRALNPAENVKIRAVPGGPAPEMVEEARYNIKNFLNEEFEKKGI
- a CDS encoding 30S ribosomal protein S27ae, whose translation is MVRKSDLYKVDGDKIERKNPICPRCGEGVFMADHGDRFACGKCGYTEMKK
- a CDS encoding 30S ribosomal protein S24e, with product MEIEFIEEKENKLFNRKEIKFYVDYDGEATPKVLDIKSKLVALLNTQKDLIVVDNVQPHYGEPRALGYAKVYDTVDDLKYIEAEHILAKNAEPEEEPAEEEADAEE
- a CDS encoding GTP-dependent dephospho-CoA kinase family protein, which codes for MLRLDAELNKDIIAELKKPLGKLYPDFEDAIDDIKSSEFLISVGDETFSNLTKYELYPNIGIIDNLIQRKNHTHDVIRADHILKADNPAGCITDDLWETIGQALELSNTGECYVIEVLGEEDLAVLPCIIMTNPETTILYGQPNEGLVLLKASDLKDKAQKLIDGFIKE
- the spt4 gene encoding transcription elongation factor subunit Spt4, with the protein product MKACTVCKMISDKDQCPSCGSPTSDNWSGLLIITDPEESELARELNIEIPGEYCLRVR
- a CDS encoding DNA-directed RNA polymerase, with protein sequence MYYKTKIEDTVRIPPYKFEKPLEEVAIETLNETYEGRLDKKLGLLICVNDIDEISEGRLIMGDGASYHNVVFEAIFFKPEQHEIFDGEVIDIVDYGAFVRIGPMDGLIHVSQVTDDYISYDAKRGALIAKESNKTLDEGDLVRARAVSVSIKDESTNNIENNRNSKIPLTMRQSNLGRFEWIEEAKEKGKKGKQ
- a CDS encoding PIN domain-containing protein; amino-acid sequence: MDSKEVVIDTNFFMVPFQFNVDIIAELEKLLPSYKLTTPSFVINELKGLKKNNKGKTRLNANLALKLANSSKIEIKDISLLENETVDDALLRVSEVLATNDIELKNRAKNKGITVAYLRQKKYIAVEGKI